Proteins from one Deinococcus actinosclerus genomic window:
- a CDS encoding MFS transporter: MTPAPSRRPPLLFLLATAFLFSIGLTLVFPVLPFIVTQYVPDVTRQASVIGWLSATYALLTFLSAPVMGALSDAYGRRPVLILSLLGSAIGYVLFGIGGSLGLLFLGRAIDGLTAGGISALYGFLADVTPEEDRGRVFGQVGAVFGAGFIIGPAIGGALSHLSLAAPMFAAAAICALNMLWGAFILPESLAPERRQRHFDAAHLNPVTGLRAALAYPAARRLITVSVLFLLPFTMMQTILALVGRDVMHWNAAQMGTVFMIVGVCDIIAQGGLLPLLLNRLGERGVARLGLSLGALGTLGLAVLPLLPSPALLYAAVILMAIGEGIFTASLGALLSTAAPADAQGRVQGGAQSFGSLAQVAGPLLAGPLYARTAAPGTFGASAALILVALGVLTTQRQEPRGEPQTA; encoded by the coding sequence ATGACCCCTGCCCCGTCCCGCCGCCCCCCACTGCTGTTCCTGCTCGCCACCGCGTTCCTGTTCTCCATCGGCCTGACCCTGGTGTTTCCCGTGCTGCCGTTCATCGTCACGCAGTACGTCCCGGACGTCACCCGGCAGGCCAGCGTGATCGGCTGGCTGAGCGCCACGTACGCCCTGCTGACCTTCCTGTCCGCCCCCGTCATGGGCGCCCTGAGTGACGCCTACGGCCGCCGGCCCGTCCTGATCCTCAGCCTGCTCGGCTCGGCCATCGGGTACGTGCTGTTCGGCATCGGCGGCAGCCTGGGCCTGCTGTTCCTGGGCCGCGCCATCGACGGCCTGACTGCCGGGGGCATCAGCGCCCTGTACGGCTTCCTCGCGGACGTCACCCCCGAAGAGGACCGCGGCAGGGTGTTCGGGCAGGTGGGCGCGGTCTTCGGCGCGGGTTTCATCATCGGGCCCGCCATCGGCGGCGCGCTGTCCCACCTCAGCCTCGCGGCCCCCATGTTCGCCGCCGCCGCCATCTGCGCCCTGAACATGCTCTGGGGCGCATTCATCCTCCCCGAGAGCCTCGCCCCGGAACGCCGCCAGCGGCACTTCGACGCCGCGCACCTCAACCCCGTGACCGGCCTGCGCGCCGCCCTGGCCTACCCCGCCGCGCGGCGCCTGATCACTGTCAGCGTCCTGTTCCTGCTGCCCTTCACCATGATGCAGACCATCCTCGCGCTCGTCGGACGGGACGTCATGCACTGGAACGCCGCGCAGATGGGCACCGTGTTCATGATCGTCGGCGTGTGCGACATCATCGCCCAGGGCGGCCTGCTGCCCCTGCTGCTGAACCGGCTGGGTGAACGCGGCGTCGCCCGCCTCGGCCTGAGCCTGGGCGCCCTGGGCACCCTCGGCCTCGCCGTGCTGCCCCTCCTGCCCAGCCCCGCCCTGCTGTACGCCGCTGTGATCCTCATGGCCATCGGCGAGGGCATCTTCACCGCCAGTCTCGGCGCGCTGCTGTCCACCGCCGCCCCCGCCGACGCCCAGGGCCGCGTGCAGGGCGGCGCGCAGAGCTTCGGCTCCCTCGCGCAGGTCGCCGGTCCCCTCCTGGCCGGCCCTCTCTACGCCCGCACCGCCGCCCCCGGCACCTTCGGCGCCAGCGCCGCCCTCATCCTCGTCGCCCTGGGCGTCCTGACCACCCAGCGGCAAGAACCACGCGGTGAACCGCAGACAGCCTAA